In one window of Pseudomonas chlororaphis subsp. chlororaphis DNA:
- a CDS encoding NAD(P)H-dependent glycerol-3-phosphate dehydrogenase: MTEQRPIAVLGGGSFGTAVANLLAENGHRVRQWMRDPEQAEAIRIHRENPRYLKGIKIHPAVEPVTDLLATLNDSDLCFVALPSSALRSVLAPHAQLLAGKLLVSLTKGIEAQTFKLMSEILEDIAPQARIGVLSGPNLAREVAEHALTATVVASEDEELCQRVQAALHGRTFRVYASADRFGVELGGALKNVYAIIAGMAVALGMGENTKSMLITRALAEMTRFAVSQGANPMTFLGLAGVGDLIVTCSSPKSRNYQVGFALGEGLSLEEAVDRLGEVAEGVNTLKVLKVKAQEVGVYMPLVAGLHAILFEGRTLNQVIELLMRGEPKTDVDFISPSGFN; encoded by the coding sequence ATGACTGAACAGCGCCCTATCGCGGTCCTGGGAGGCGGAAGCTTTGGTACCGCCGTGGCCAATCTGCTGGCCGAGAACGGTCATCGGGTGCGGCAGTGGATGCGTGACCCGGAGCAGGCGGAGGCCATTCGCATTCATCGCGAAAATCCGCGTTACCTCAAAGGCATCAAGATTCATCCGGCGGTGGAGCCGGTGACCGATCTGTTGGCCACCCTGAACGACAGTGACCTGTGTTTTGTCGCCTTGCCCTCCAGCGCCCTGCGCTCGGTGCTGGCGCCCCATGCGCAGTTGCTCGCCGGCAAGCTGCTGGTCAGCCTGACCAAGGGCATCGAGGCGCAGACCTTCAAGCTGATGAGCGAAATCCTCGAAGACATCGCCCCGCAAGCGCGGATCGGCGTGCTGTCCGGGCCGAACCTGGCCCGTGAAGTGGCCGAACACGCCTTGACCGCCACCGTGGTCGCCAGCGAAGACGAAGAACTCTGCCAGCGTGTGCAGGCGGCCCTGCATGGCCGGACCTTCCGCGTCTATGCCAGCGCCGACCGCTTCGGCGTCGAGCTGGGCGGGGCGTTGAAGAATGTCTACGCGATCATTGCCGGCATGGCTGTGGCCTTGGGCATGGGGGAAAACACCAAGAGCATGCTGATTACCCGGGCGCTGGCGGAAATGACCCGTTTCGCCGTCAGCCAGGGCGCCAACCCGATGACCTTCCTTGGTCTGGCAGGGGTTGGCGATTTGATCGTCACCTGCTCGTCGCCCAAGAGCCGCAACTACCAGGTCGGTTTCGCCCTGGGCGAAGGCCTGAGCCTGGAAGAGGCGGTGGACCGGCTCGGCGAGGTGGCCGAAGGCGTGAATACCCTCAAGGTGCTCAAGGTCAAGGCACAGGAAGTGGGCGTATATATGCCGCTGGTGGCTGGATTACATGCCATCCTGTTTGAAGGTCGCACGCTGAACCAGGTCATCGAGCTGCTGATGCGTGGCGAGCCGAAAACCGATGTCGACTTTATCTCCCCCAGTGGTTTCAACTGA
- a CDS encoding AMP-binding protein, with protein MSAAFRLPLEVFYEREARHPRQRFLVQPLGGGRVEELTWADVGHQARCAAHWLRARELPPGSHVAIISKNCAHWIIADLAIWMAGHVSVPLYPNLTADSVAQVLEHSESALVFIGKLDDWPAMAPGVKPGLPTISLPICPEGRFDFTWDELQQCSPIQDDPNPAAEQLATIIYTSGTTGLPKGVMHSFGTLGFAASRGTQLFGLGPTDRLLSYLPLCHVAERMFVEMAAIYTGQTVFFAESLETFLTDLQRARPTALFGVPRIWTKFQMGVYSKVPAKRLDFLLGLPFIGKRVGHKVLAGLGLDALRVALSGAAPVPQTLLDWYQRLGLDVLEVYGMTESCGYSHIGRSGQHVPGWIGRPCPDVEVRIDEAGEVQVRSGATMLGYFKDPQKTAETVTADGFLRTGDKGEQDAEGNLRLTGRLKEIFKTSKGKYVAPAPIENRLAVHSRIEQVCVVGDGLSAPLGLCVLSAAGLQDAAGNARGGLHASLESLLDEVNGALDKHERLHRLVVVKDSWAVENGFLTPTLKIKRNVIEAAYGERFKEWSERSEAVLWQD; from the coding sequence ATGTCTGCTGCTTTTCGTTTGCCGCTGGAAGTGTTCTACGAGCGCGAAGCTCGTCATCCCCGCCAACGTTTCCTGGTCCAGCCCCTGGGTGGTGGCCGGGTCGAAGAACTAACCTGGGCCGACGTCGGCCACCAGGCCCGCTGCGCCGCCCACTGGCTGCGCGCCCGCGAGCTGCCGCCGGGCAGTCATGTCGCGATCATTTCCAAGAACTGCGCCCACTGGATCATCGCCGACCTGGCGATCTGGATGGCCGGTCACGTTTCCGTGCCGCTGTATCCCAACCTGACCGCCGATTCGGTGGCCCAGGTGCTGGAGCATTCCGAGTCGGCCCTGGTGTTCATCGGCAAGCTCGACGACTGGCCGGCGATGGCCCCCGGCGTGAAGCCCGGGCTGCCCACCATCAGCCTGCCGATCTGTCCCGAAGGCCGCTTCGACTTCACCTGGGACGAGTTGCAGCAGTGCTCGCCGATCCAGGACGACCCCAACCCCGCCGCCGAGCAACTGGCGACCATCATCTACACCTCGGGCACCACCGGCCTGCCCAAGGGCGTGATGCACAGCTTCGGCACCCTGGGTTTCGCGGCTTCACGCGGCACCCAGCTGTTCGGCCTCGGGCCGACGGACCGGCTACTGTCCTACCTGCCGCTGTGCCATGTGGCCGAGCGCATGTTCGTCGAGATGGCGGCGATCTATACCGGGCAGACGGTGTTCTTCGCCGAGAGCCTGGAGACCTTTCTCACCGACTTGCAGCGGGCGCGGCCCACGGCGCTGTTCGGCGTACCGCGGATCTGGACCAAGTTCCAGATGGGCGTGTACAGCAAGGTCCCGGCCAAGCGCCTGGACTTCCTGTTGGGCCTGCCTTTCATCGGCAAGCGGGTCGGGCACAAGGTGCTGGCCGGGCTGGGGCTGGACGCCCTGCGGGTCGCCTTGTCCGGCGCCGCGCCGGTGCCGCAGACCCTGTTGGACTGGTATCAGCGCCTGGGCCTCGACGTGCTGGAGGTGTACGGCATGACCGAAAGTTGCGGTTATTCTCACATCGGCCGCAGCGGCCAGCATGTACCCGGCTGGATCGGCCGGCCCTGCCCGGACGTCGAGGTACGGATCGACGAGGCCGGAGAGGTCCAGGTGCGCAGCGGGGCGACCATGCTCGGCTACTTCAAGGACCCGCAGAAGACCGCGGAAACCGTCACCGCGGATGGTTTCCTGCGTACCGGCGACAAGGGCGAGCAGGACGCCGAGGGCAATCTGCGCCTGACCGGGCGGCTCAAGGAGATCTTCAAGACCAGCAAGGGCAAGTACGTGGCCCCGGCGCCGATCGAGAACCGCCTGGCGGTGCATTCGCGGATCGAGCAGGTGTGTGTGGTCGGCGATGGCCTGAGTGCGCCGCTGGGCTTGTGCGTGTTGTCCGCGGCCGGTTTGCAGGACGCCGCAGGCAACGCCCGTGGTGGCCTGCATGCGAGCCTGGAAAGCCTGCTTGACGAGGTCAATGGCGCGCTCGACAAACATGAACGCTTGCACCGCCTGGTGGTGGTGAAGGACAGTTGGGCGGTGGAAAATGGCTTTCTGACCCCGACCCTGAAGATCAAGCGCAATGTCATCGAAGCCGCCTACGGCGAGCGCTTCAAAGAGTGGAGCGAGCGCTCCGAAGCGGTGCTGTGGCAGGATTGA
- the sixA gene encoding phosphohistidine phosphatase SixA, translating into MKLWVLRHGEAEPHARSDAERNLTEHGREEALRSAAHLIGQPLSAIIASPYARAQQTARLVREALGFEADIRTVSWLTPDNNPLSVVAQLDSADNVLLVSHQPLVGNLIGFLQHGHLRNPQPMHTAGLAELEGDWPLAGLMTLNSIRNP; encoded by the coding sequence GTGAAGCTCTGGGTGTTGCGTCACGGTGAAGCCGAGCCTCATGCGCGCAGCGACGCCGAGCGCAACCTGACTGAGCATGGTCGCGAGGAGGCGCTGCGCAGCGCCGCGCACCTGATCGGCCAGCCGCTCAGCGCGATCATCGCCAGCCCTTATGCGCGGGCGCAGCAGACGGCGAGGCTGGTGCGCGAAGCCCTGGGCTTCGAAGCGGACATCCGCACCGTGTCCTGGCTGACGCCGGACAACAACCCGCTGTCGGTGGTCGCCCAGCTCGACTCGGCGGACAACGTGCTGCTGGTCAGCCACCAGCCGCTGGTGGGCAACCTGATCGGCTTTCTGCAGCACGGTCATCTGCGCAATCCCCAGCCGATGCACACCGCGGGCCTGGCGGAACTCGAAGGCGACTGGCCGCTGGCCGGCCTGATGACCCTCAACAGCATCAGGAATCCCTGA
- a CDS encoding DUF4389 domain-containing protein, with protein MNDTNSEAKYESILLRVLWMLVFVLVWQVAQFILGALVLVQLIYRLIYGSPSASLMNFGDSLSQFLAQIGRFGSFHTDQKPWPFADWPAPRAPEGEAPHVVPPAPHPVRDEEPKL; from the coding sequence ATGAACGATACGAATTCCGAAGCCAAGTACGAATCCATCCTGCTGCGTGTGCTGTGGATGCTGGTGTTCGTGCTGGTCTGGCAAGTGGCGCAATTCATCCTCGGTGCGCTGGTGCTGGTGCAGTTGATCTACCGGCTGATCTACGGCTCGCCAAGTGCCAGCCTGATGAACTTCGGCGACAGCCTGAGCCAGTTCCTGGCGCAGATCGGTCGCTTCGGCAGTTTCCACACCGACCAGAAGCCTTGGCCGTTTGCCGACTGGCCGGCCCCGCGGGCCCCTGAAGGTGAAGCGCCGCATGTGGTGCCACCGGCGCCCCATCCGGTGCGTGACGAGGAGCCCAAGCTGTGA
- a CDS encoding hotdog fold thioesterase, whose amino-acid sequence MSLWRTTPNIEQLNAIQKNTIGEVLDIRFESFDDESLTASMVVDHRTHQPYGLLHGGASVVLAETVGSMASYLCIDASKFYCVGLEINANHLRGLRSGRVTAVARAIHIGRTTHVWDIRLCSDEGKASCVSRLTMAVVPLGQTPPAR is encoded by the coding sequence ATGAGCCTATGGCGTACCACCCCGAACATCGAGCAACTGAACGCGATCCAGAAAAACACCATCGGTGAGGTGCTGGACATCCGCTTCGAGTCCTTCGACGACGAATCCTTGACCGCCAGCATGGTGGTCGACCATCGCACCCATCAACCCTATGGCCTGCTGCACGGCGGCGCCTCGGTGGTGCTGGCGGAAACGGTCGGCTCCATGGCCAGCTACCTGTGCATCGACGCCAGCAAGTTCTACTGCGTGGGCCTGGAGATCAATGCCAACCATCTGCGCGGCCTGCGCTCCGGCCGGGTGACAGCGGTGGCCAGGGCGATTCATATCGGGCGTACCACCCATGTCTGGGATATTCGCCTCTGCAGCGACGAAGGCAAGGCCAGCTGCGTATCGCGCCTGACCATGGCCGTGGTGCCCCTGGGGCAGACGCCGCCGGCACGTTGA
- a CDS encoding TonB-dependent receptor plug domain-containing protein, with protein MYPGPPLSRPSLLLALLCSTPVLADDLFLDSQPLPEILTATRLKQSPAAVPGSMTVLDSELINASGARDISELLRLVPGMMVGNISGNQAAVNYHGTNASEARRMQVLIDGRSVYRAGLATVDWSDIPVAMEDIERIEVFRGPNTVSYGANALMAVINIITRSPANSHGTRIKVTRGQRGISDWYASQGTGWDSGDLRLSLSGQEDDGFDSDRNGADYRDSRRLNRFSLSVSQMLNEQQSIDWQLSAKEGSNQRPYTYRPVFSGITSAGYNSDVIAKDYAGSLRWNLDINPEHSLYIQGSAQHWDRQQNWRACDAEVSFSPELTRLWQLNPNYAELLARHMDNFTGSGAPPGTAAEQALANQVLTQWKDGAKRTVCGDIDQSARESRYDLELQDTLSLSDGVRLVSGLNYRYDRADSQTYFNGTLDDSTWRAFGQLEWRATEHWLLQGGAMFEDSQLSGSSLTPRVAVNYLINPRHGLRAVYSEAIRSPDMFENNVNWSYRVTKLSPTAYGQPSAQYFVKTRGPGNLDQERMRSRELGYNGFFADLGLNLDVKLFYDEISGMISEPLRNNQYIASNSNSSRFAGTETQLDWRLNPADRLRLTYAYVDAEASNPLDEQLTARHSGSAGWLRDWGQGWSSALFYYGSSALNGYRFERVDTRVAKRIPLGKGSLELAGVLQQRLDDEPTTFVDNNYDSHHVLYFSAELTF; from the coding sequence GTGTATCCTGGCCCTCCCCTCTCCCGCCCATCCCTGTTGCTGGCGCTGCTTTGCAGCACCCCGGTGCTGGCCGACGATCTGTTCCTGGACAGCCAGCCGCTGCCGGAAATCCTCACCGCCACCCGTCTGAAACAATCCCCCGCGGCCGTGCCCGGCAGCATGACCGTGCTCGACAGCGAACTGATCAACGCCAGCGGCGCCCGCGATATCAGCGAGCTGCTGCGCCTGGTGCCGGGGATGATGGTCGGCAATATCAGCGGCAACCAAGCCGCGGTGAACTATCACGGCACCAATGCCAGCGAAGCGCGCCGCATGCAGGTGCTGATCGATGGGCGCTCGGTGTACCGGGCAGGCCTGGCCACCGTGGACTGGAGCGACATTCCGGTGGCCATGGAGGACATCGAGCGCATCGAGGTGTTCCGCGGCCCCAATACCGTCAGTTACGGCGCCAACGCGCTGATGGCGGTGATCAACATCATCACCCGCTCGCCCGCCAACAGCCACGGCACGCGGATCAAGGTCACCCGCGGCCAGCGCGGCATCAGCGACTGGTACGCCAGCCAGGGCACCGGCTGGGACAGCGGCGACCTGCGCCTGTCGCTGTCCGGGCAGGAGGACGACGGCTTCGACAGCGATCGCAACGGCGCCGACTACCGCGACAGCCGGCGCTTGAACCGCTTCAGCCTGTCGGTCAGCCAGATGCTCAATGAGCAGCAGAGCATCGACTGGCAGCTCAGCGCCAAGGAAGGCAGCAACCAGCGCCCCTATACCTACCGCCCGGTGTTCTCCGGTATCACCTCGGCCGGCTACAACTCCGACGTGATTGCCAAGGACTATGCCGGCTCGCTGCGCTGGAACCTGGACATCAACCCGGAGCACAGCCTTTATATACAAGGCTCGGCCCAGCACTGGGACCGCCAGCAGAACTGGCGCGCCTGTGACGCCGAAGTGTCGTTCAGCCCGGAACTGACCCGCCTCTGGCAGCTCAACCCGAACTACGCCGAACTGCTGGCCCGGCACATGGACAATTTCACCGGCTCCGGCGCCCCTCCAGGCACCGCGGCCGAACAGGCCCTGGCGAACCAGGTGCTGACGCAATGGAAGGACGGCGCCAAGCGCACGGTCTGCGGGGATATCGACCAGAGCGCCCGCGAATCGCGCTACGACCTCGAACTGCAGGACACCCTGAGCCTGTCCGATGGCGTGCGCCTGGTCAGCGGCCTGAACTATCGCTACGACCGCGCCGACTCGCAAACCTATTTCAACGGCACCCTCGACGACAGCACCTGGCGCGCCTTCGGCCAGCTGGAATGGCGCGCCACCGAACACTGGCTGTTGCAGGGCGGCGCCATGTTCGAGGACTCGCAACTGAGCGGCAGCTCGCTGACCCCGCGGGTGGCGGTCAACTACCTGATCAACCCGCGCCACGGCCTGCGGGCGGTGTATTCGGAAGCAATCCGCTCGCCGGACATGTTCGAGAACAACGTCAACTGGAGCTACCGGGTCACCAAGCTGAGCCCGACCGCCTACGGCCAGCCCAGCGCCCAGTACTTCGTCAAGACCCGCGGCCCGGGCAACCTCGACCAGGAACGCATGCGTTCACGGGAACTGGGCTACAACGGCTTTTTCGCCGATCTCGGGCTGAACCTCGATGTGAAGCTGTTCTACGACGAAATCAGCGGGATGATCAGCGAGCCGCTGCGCAACAACCAATACATCGCCAGTAACAGCAACAGCTCACGCTTCGCCGGCACTGAAACCCAGCTGGACTGGCGCCTGAACCCGGCGGACCGGCTGCGCCTGACGTACGCCTATGTCGACGCCGAGGCCAGCAACCCGCTGGACGAGCAATTGACCGCGCGCCACAGCGGCTCGGCGGGCTGGTTGCGCGACTGGGGCCAGGGCTGGTCCAGCGCGCTCTTCTACTATGGTTCCAGCGCGCTCAACGGGTATCGCTTCGAACGGGTCGATACCCGCGTCGCCAAGCGTATCCCCTTGGGCAAGGGCAGCCTGGAGCTGGCCGGCGTGCTCCAGCAACGGCTCGACGACGAGCCCACTACCTTTGTCGACAACAACTATGACTCGCACCACGTCCTCTACTTCAGTGCGGAGTTGACGTTCTAG